The following coding sequences are from one Streptomyces venezuelae window:
- a CDS encoding DUF485 domain-containing protein encodes MATDAPPPSKGGAEKEPAPHAPSTEEFAEVQESAEFGELRSAHRSFAFPLTIAFIAWYLVYVLLSNYAGEFMGTKLFGNINVALVLGLGQFLTTFLIAWFYSRHAAAKLDPKAEAIRSRMEHRPQTPLDGPQTRLEGDA; translated from the coding sequence GTGGCCACCGACGCACCGCCCCCTTCGAAGGGTGGCGCAGAAAAAGAACCCGCTCCCCACGCGCCCTCCACGGAGGAGTTCGCCGAGGTGCAGGAGAGCGCGGAATTCGGTGAACTGCGCTCCGCGCACCGCTCGTTCGCCTTCCCGCTCACCATCGCCTTCATCGCCTGGTACCTCGTGTACGTCCTGCTCTCCAACTACGCGGGCGAGTTCATGGGCACCAAGCTCTTCGGCAACATCAACGTCGCCCTGGTCCTCGGGCTCGGGCAGTTCCTGACCACGTTCCTCATCGCCTGGTTCTACTCGCGCCACGCCGCCGCGAAGCTCGACCCGAAGGCCGAGGCCATCAGGTCCCGCATGGAACACCGCCCGCAGACGCCGCTGGACGGCCCGCAGACCCGCCTGGAGGGCGACGCATGA
- a CDS encoding S8 family serine peptidase — protein sequence MAHLRSRRRTALIVPLGLALAASVGFVPGAATAAPNESPAPVSAKAAEDAPVFAYVVNTRTDRKTLAYVKKAIARAGGSVVVTHEKIGVIVAHSSNPQFGEQIRKVRGVQSAGATHTSPLKAAGTTEDGKAKLLSKSEAKALKRSAAPGAEPMEADQWDLRAIDADKAAKINPGSKKVTVAVIDTGVDDTHPDLAANFSPSQSASCVGGKADTSAGAWRPSSKDSYHGTHVAGEIAAARNGVGVAGVAPGVKISAIRVADPVDELFYPENVVCAFVFAAEHGVEITNNSYYVDPWLYNCKDDPDQRAILDAVNRAQLYGQKKGTLHVASAGNSNHDLDSDAIVDDSSPDDSTPVTRTIDPHECLDVPTQLPGVVTTSATGVKDLKSIYSSYGKGVVDIAAPGGDKWQVPADTPSKNGRILSTMPGGEYGWLQGTSMAAPHASGVAALIKSTHPEASPAEVQRLLKKQADRLECPAGPYDPDGDGDADAVCQSGRNDNSFYGSGLVDALDAVKKK from the coding sequence ATGGCTCATCTGCGTTCCAGACGTCGTACGGCACTGATCGTGCCGCTCGGCCTCGCGCTCGCCGCCTCGGTCGGTTTCGTGCCCGGCGCCGCGACAGCGGCCCCGAACGAGTCGCCCGCCCCGGTGTCGGCGAAGGCCGCGGAGGACGCCCCCGTCTTCGCGTACGTCGTCAACACCCGTACCGACCGCAAGACGCTCGCGTACGTCAAGAAGGCGATCGCCAGGGCCGGCGGCTCGGTCGTCGTCACGCACGAGAAGATCGGCGTCATCGTCGCGCACTCGTCGAACCCGCAGTTCGGCGAGCAGATACGCAAGGTCCGCGGTGTCCAGTCCGCGGGCGCGACCCACACCTCGCCTCTGAAGGCCGCCGGCACCACGGAGGACGGCAAGGCGAAGCTGCTCTCCAAGTCCGAGGCCAAGGCCCTGAAGCGGAGCGCCGCCCCCGGCGCCGAGCCGATGGAGGCCGACCAGTGGGATCTGCGCGCGATAGACGCCGACAAGGCCGCGAAGATCAACCCGGGCAGCAAGAAGGTCACCGTCGCCGTGATCGACACCGGCGTCGACGACACCCACCCCGACCTCGCGGCCAACTTCTCGCCGTCGCAGTCGGCGAGCTGCGTCGGCGGCAAGGCGGACACCTCCGCGGGTGCCTGGCGCCCGTCGTCGAAGGACAGCTACCACGGCACGCACGTCGCCGGTGAGATCGCCGCCGCGCGCAACGGCGTCGGCGTCGCGGGCGTGGCACCCGGCGTGAAGATCTCCGCCATCAGGGTCGCCGACCCGGTCGACGAGCTGTTCTACCCGGAGAACGTGGTCTGTGCCTTCGTGTTCGCCGCCGAGCACGGCGTCGAGATCACCAACAACAGCTACTACGTGGACCCGTGGCTGTACAACTGCAAGGACGACCCGGACCAGAGGGCGATCCTCGACGCGGTCAACCGCGCGCAGCTGTACGGGCAGAAGAAGGGCACCCTGCACGTCGCCTCCGCGGGCAACTCCAACCACGACCTGGACTCCGACGCGATCGTCGACGACTCCAGCCCGGACGACTCCACCCCGGTGACCCGCACGATCGACCCGCACGAGTGCCTCGACGTGCCGACCCAGCTCCCGGGCGTCGTCACCACCAGCGCGACGGGCGTGAAGGACCTGAAGTCGATCTACTCCAGCTACGGCAAGGGTGTCGTCGACATCGCCGCCCCGGGCGGCGACAAGTGGCAGGTCCCGGCGGACACCCCGTCGAAGAACGGCCGCATCCTCTCCACCATGCCGGGCGGCGAGTACGGCTGGCTGCAGGGCACCTCGATGGCCGCGCCGCACGCCTCGGGCGTCGCCGCGCTGATCAAGTCCACGCACCCCGAGGCGAGCCCGGCCGAGGTGCAGCGGCTCCTGAAGAAGCAGGCCGACCGGCTCGAGTGCCCGGCGGGTCCGTACGACCCCGACGGTGACGGCGACGCCGATGCGGTCTGCCAGAGCGGCAGGAACGACAACAGCTTCTACGGCAGTGGTCTCGTCGACGCGCTCGACGCCGTGAAGAAGAAGTGA
- a CDS encoding S8 family serine peptidase, with protein sequence MHKSHISATAFLRSRRALALPLGVALVSAVAFLPGTASARPAAVPDTPASVSQALGLPTADAASMSYVVNVRPGKGSAERAKKAIAKAGGDVVIAYDKIGVIVVHSANPDFAKTIRKVKGVDSAGATRTAPLSAQADDALESERPLTAQEAKAAAGKASAGQDELEPLQWDLPAMKADKAHKVSLGSSKVTVGVLDSGVDDTHPDIAPNFDREASASCLGGVPVQKGDAWRPVAGESDHGMHVAGTIAAAKNGTGVTGVAPGVKVASLKVAEPATGMYYTEAVVCGFMWAADHGVDVTNNSYYTDPWLFNCKTDADQKALVDAVGRASKYAERKGAVNVAAAGNAKTDLAQDEILDESSPDDTTPVPRVIKTKDCLDLPSQLPGVVTVSATGAKGIKSSYSNYGNGVVDIAAPGGDSTKYQAPNAPAVDGRILSTLPGGKFGYKAGTSMASPHAAGVAALLKSTHPHASAARIKALLYRQADAMACTKPYDYDADGKVDAVCEGGRNKNGFYGVGMADALDAVRK encoded by the coding sequence GTGCACAAGTCCCACATATCGGCCACGGCCTTCCTGCGCTCCCGGCGCGCGCTGGCCCTGCCCCTCGGCGTCGCGCTGGTCTCGGCCGTCGCCTTCCTGCCGGGCACGGCCTCGGCCCGGCCCGCTGCGGTCCCGGACACTCCGGCCTCGGTGTCGCAGGCCCTGGGGTTGCCGACCGCGGACGCCGCGTCGATGAGCTACGTCGTCAACGTCCGCCCCGGCAAGGGGAGCGCGGAGCGCGCGAAGAAGGCCATCGCCAAGGCGGGCGGCGATGTCGTCATCGCGTACGACAAGATCGGCGTCATCGTCGTCCACTCGGCGAACCCCGACTTCGCGAAGACGATCCGCAAGGTCAAGGGCGTCGACTCGGCGGGCGCGACACGGACGGCGCCGCTGTCCGCGCAGGCCGACGACGCCCTGGAGTCGGAGCGGCCGCTGACCGCCCAGGAGGCGAAGGCCGCGGCCGGCAAGGCGTCGGCCGGTCAGGACGAGCTGGAGCCGCTGCAGTGGGACCTGCCCGCCATGAAGGCGGACAAGGCACACAAGGTCTCGCTCGGCAGCAGCAAGGTCACGGTCGGCGTGCTCGACTCGGGGGTCGACGACACGCACCCCGACATCGCGCCGAACTTCGACCGTGAGGCGTCCGCGAGCTGTCTGGGCGGCGTGCCCGTCCAGAAGGGCGACGCGTGGCGTCCGGTGGCCGGGGAAAGCGACCACGGCATGCACGTGGCGGGCACCATCGCCGCCGCGAAGAACGGCACCGGCGTCACCGGTGTCGCGCCCGGCGTGAAGGTCGCGAGCCTGAAGGTGGCCGAGCCGGCGACCGGCATGTACTACACGGAGGCCGTGGTCTGCGGCTTCATGTGGGCGGCCGACCACGGCGTCGACGTCACCAACAACAGCTACTACACCGACCCGTGGCTGTTCAACTGCAAGACCGACGCCGACCAGAAGGCGCTGGTCGACGCGGTCGGGCGGGCCTCGAAGTACGCGGAGCGCAAGGGCGCGGTGAACGTCGCGGCCGCGGGCAACGCGAAGACCGACCTCGCCCAGGACGAGATCCTCGACGAGTCGAGCCCCGACGACACGACTCCGGTGCCGCGGGTCATCAAGACCAAGGACTGCCTCGACCTTCCGTCGCAGCTGCCCGGTGTCGTGACGGTCTCGGCGACCGGTGCGAAGGGCATCAAGTCGTCTTACTCGAACTACGGCAACGGCGTCGTGGACATCGCGGCTCCCGGCGGCGACTCCACGAAGTACCAGGCGCCGAACGCGCCGGCCGTCGACGGCCGCATCCTGTCGACGCTGCCCGGCGGCAAGTTCGGCTACAAGGCCGGTACGTCGATGGCATCGCCGCACGCGGCGGGTGTGGCCGCGCTGCTGAAGTCGACGCATCCGCACGCCTCGGCGGCGCGCATCAAGGCGCTGCTCTACCGCCAGGCGGACGCGATGGCCTGCACGAAGCCGTACGACTACGACGCCGACGGCAAGGTCGACGCGGTCTGCGAGGGCGGCCGGAACAAGAACGGCTTCTACGGCGTGGGCATGGCCGACGCGCTGGACGCCGTGCGCAAGTAG